In the Campylobacter concisus genome, TAGTTTTGAATCAGCCGCCTCACAGTCCCACTTTGATACGCCTACTTTAAAATCAAGATACTCACTACCATCATCTTTGCAATCAAATAAATTTTGCACATTATAAGTTGCGATGCTAATTTCACTCGCAAATGCCACTAAAATGGTAAAAACCAAAGCAAAAACTACTCTCAAATCTCACTCCTAAAGTCAAATTCAGTGATATTTTGCCTGATCGCCTCATAAGCGATAATACCAGCACTCATAGCTAAATTTAAGCTCCTGCCCTCTTTTCCCATTGGTATGGTTATGGCATTTTTAAAATTTATATCCATAAATTCTCTTGGCAGCCCAGTACTCTCGCCACCAAAAAATATAAAATCTCCCGGTTTAAACCTAGCCTCGTAGTAAAGCCTATTTGTCTTTGTGGTAGCGAAGAAAAATCTATCCTTGTGGCTTAAGTTTGCTTCTAAAAATTCTTCCAAACTATCCCAAATTTTTGGATTTAAAATTTTCCAGTAGTCAAGCCCTGCTCGTCTAACAGCCTTTTCACTCAGATCAAAGACCGTTGGCTTAACGATATGTAGCTTTAAATTTGCATTAACGCACATTCTACCGATAGCTCCAGTATTTTGCGGTATCTGAGGATGGACTAGGACTATGTTAAACATAAGCTTTCTTTGCCTTAAAAAGTGTTATAAACTAGCCTATTTTAGCCAAAATGGGCTTTTAAGAGTTTTAAAGACTAATCTTTTCTAGGCTTACGCTCGCTTAGATATTTTGAAATTTTAAGCTCTTGCCTACGTTTTATCTCTTTTGCAATCTCTTCGTTTTTAAAACCAGCTGATAAAATCTCTGCCACATCGACTTTCGTGTCAAATTTCATCTCATAAATTCCAAGCTTCTTGGCACGCTCTATTCGCTCTTTATTATAAGCTCCAAGCCATGATTTTATGGGCATATTTAGGGCAATTTGCATTAGCTCTTTATCGCTTGGCATGTCCTTAAAATAAGGCTGCTTTAAGATAGAAAAGTAGCTCTTTGACAGACGCATTTTCTCTAAAATTTCATTTGCGTCAAGCTCAAATTTGCCAAACAAAAGATACAAAAATAGCCTCTCATCATCCACAAATTCTCTAGCACTCTTAAGATCGCTTAAAAATCCATCGTCCATAGAAATTTGCATACCAAAAATTTCTTTAAAAAGTCCAAGCTCAAAAAGATAGTAAGCTCCTTTTTCTAGATACTTTGCGCGAAAGAATTTAATAAGCTCAGTATTTATCCTATCTCTGCTTAGATGCTCTAAACTAAGGCTTTTCATAAGAGCTAGCGTCTCATCAGCTATGCTAAAATCAATCCTCGCGCTAAACTGCACACCACGAAGTATCCTTAGTGGATCTTCTTTAAATTTTTCACTATCAATGTGCCTTAATATCTTGTTTGCTAAATCTTGCTTTCCACCGTAAAAGTCTAAAATTTCTCCATTAAAGATATTCATCATCATGGCATTTATCGTAAAATCTCGCCTAAGGCTCGCTATTTTGGGATCGTTAATATAGCTTACTGCAAAGTCTTTGTGCAAATTTCCAGTTTTGCTCTCGCTTCTTGGAAGCCCAATGTCGTAGTTTTTGTATTTGTAGATGAAGTAGCTTTTACCAACACCGCTAGCGCCTATGCTAGCCATTAGCTCATTAAATTTTAAAGGCTCGATGTCATAAACTTCGATGTCATAATCATAAATTTCTCGCCCCAAGAACGCATCTCTCACGCAGCCACCAACTAGATAGACACGTGAAGTAAATGGAGCAAATAGCGATCTAAAAAAATCTAGCTCGCTATTTTTATAAATTTCATTTTTGATTTTTATCTCATTTTTTGAGCCGTCTAATGGCTTATTTTGAGAGATTTTGGAGTCTATTTTCGATATTTGCAAGGGTAAATTCTAAAAATTTTGTAGTTAGCTCAAGCCTTGAAGCAAGATTTTGTTCACTAGTTTGTTTAAGCCCTTCAAAAAGCACTTCTATGCGCTCAGCAAGGTTTGCTAAGAAAATTTTCTCTTCGCTCACCTCTCTACTTTTTGTTATACTTGCTGGCTCGTCTTTTACCTCAAACACTTGCTCATTTTGTAAATTTGCCTCAACTTTTAGCTCGTTATTTAGTGCATTTTCATTAGACTCTATAGCCAAAAGCTCTTTTTTTAAATTCTCTCGCTCGAGCTCTTCTTGCTTTTTGTTTTGCAGTGCTTCTATTTTCTCAAGCTCGGCACTAACCTCACTGATTGCCATTCTAGCGATATCATCAAGCTTCATAATCTTATCAACCACCTTTTAAATTCATTTATCTCTTCATCACTTTTCATCGCTATAAAAAACTCTTTCATCTGCTCGTTTTTTATCGCTCGCTCTTTGCGAAGTCCGCTCAGGCGGTTTATCGCGCTAAGGGCATCTTTGTTTGATGGATCTTGTTTTAAAATATTTTTATAAATTTCAAGTGCATCATCTTTTAGCCCCTGAGCTTCGTAGATCAGTGCTTCAGTGATTGTGTTTTTCATTTTTTGATAAATCCTGCGATAACATCGCCTATCTCGCTAGTTGAGCAAATTTCAACTGCGTTAAAAGCAGCGATATCTTTTGTTCTATAACCTTTTGCAAGTGCCTCTTTCACAGCATTTTCTATCGCATCTGCGGCGTCATTTTCACTAAATGCGTATCTTAGCATCATTGCTGCACTTAAAATTGTTGCGATTGGGTTTGCTATGCATTGCCCTGCGATGTCTGGAGCTGAGCCGTGTATTGGCTCATAAATTCCCACTTTGCCACCCATACTAGCGCTTGGCAAAAGTCCTATCGAGCCACAAACCATACTCGCTTCATCACTTAAAATGTCGCCGAATAAATTTTCAGTAAGTATAACGTCAAAATTTGCTGGGGCTCTTACTAGCTGCATCGCTGCATTATCCACATACATAAAGCTAAGCTCTACTTCAGGGTAATTTTTAGCCACTTCGCTAGTCACCTCACGCCAAAGCTGACTTGTCTCAAGCACATTTGCCTTATCGACCATGCAGACCTTTTTCTTGCGAAGCATTGCTGTTTCAAAGGCGATCTTTGCGATGCGCTCTATCTCCATTTTAGAATAAACCATCGTATTAAACGCTCTATCTTCGCCTTTTTCACGTGGCTGCCCAAAATAAAGTCCGCCCGTTAGCTCACGAACCACGACAAAATCAACGCCTCTTAAAACCTCTGGCTTTAGTGTGCTAGCATCCACTAGCTCATCAAAAACGATGGCTGGGCGTAAATTTGCATAAGCTTCAAGCTCTTTTCTAATCTTTAAAAGTCCGCTCTCTGGCCTTAGATGTCTTGGCAAACTATCCCACTTCTCGCCGCCGATCGCTCCAAAAAGCACAGCATCAGAGCTTAGAGCAGAACTAAGCGTCTCATCTGGCAAAGGCACACCAAATACATCATAAGCTGCACCGCCCATAAGCTTATAGTCGTACTCGAATTTCATACCAAACTCAGCACTTACTACATCTAGAATTTTTATCGCTTCGTCGATTATTTCAGGACCGATACCATCGCCCTTTATAACACAAATTTTATATTCTCTCATTATTTAATCCAACTTTACTTTTGCGTATTCTATAAGTCCGCCAGCGTTTAAAAGCTCTTGCATAAACGGCGGTATAGGGCTAAATTTATACTCTTTGCCGCTGGTTAAATTTACGATCGCGCCGTTATCTACGTCTATTTTTAGTTCGTCGCCCTCGTTTATCTCGTCCGTTTCTTTGATTTCCAGTATCAAAAGTCCCGTATTAAAGCTATTTCTATAAAAAATTCTCGCATAGCTTTTAGCTATCACCGCGCCTATACCGGCAGCTTTAAGCGCGATAGGAGCATGCTCGCGAGAGCTACCGCAG is a window encoding:
- a CDS encoding tRNA (cytidine(34)-2'-O)-methyltransferase, whose protein sequence is MFNIVLVHPQIPQNTGAIGRMCVNANLKLHIVKPTVFDLSEKAVRRAGLDYWKILNPKIWDSLEEFLEANLSHKDRFFFATTKTNRLYYEARFKPGDFIFFGGESTGLPREFMDINFKNAITIPMGKEGRSLNLAMSAGIIAYEAIRQNITEFDFRSEI
- a CDS encoding CCA tRNA nucleotidyltransferase; translation: MQISKIDSKISQNKPLDGSKNEIKIKNEIYKNSELDFFRSLFAPFTSRVYLVGGCVRDAFLGREIYDYDIEVYDIEPLKFNELMASIGASGVGKSYFIYKYKNYDIGLPRSESKTGNLHKDFAVSYINDPKIASLRRDFTINAMMMNIFNGEILDFYGGKQDLANKILRHIDSEKFKEDPLRILRGVQFSARIDFSIADETLALMKSLSLEHLSRDRINTELIKFFRAKYLEKGAYYLFELGLFKEIFGMQISMDDGFLSDLKSAREFVDDERLFLYLLFGKFELDANEILEKMRLSKSYFSILKQPYFKDMPSDKELMQIALNMPIKSWLGAYNKERIERAKKLGIYEMKFDTKVDVAEILSAGFKNEEIAKEIKRRQELKISKYLSERKPRKD
- a CDS encoding CiaD-like domain-containing protein, which encodes MKLDDIARMAISEVSAELEKIEALQNKKQEELERENLKKELLAIESNENALNNELKVEANLQNEQVFEVKDEPASITKSREVSEEKIFLANLAERIEVLFEGLKQTSEQNLASRLELTTKFLEFTLANIENRLQNLSK
- the leuB gene encoding 3-isopropylmalate dehydrogenase, translated to MREYKICVIKGDGIGPEIIDEAIKILDVVSAEFGMKFEYDYKLMGGAAYDVFGVPLPDETLSSALSSDAVLFGAIGGEKWDSLPRHLRPESGLLKIRKELEAYANLRPAIVFDELVDASTLKPEVLRGVDFVVVRELTGGLYFGQPREKGEDRAFNTMVYSKMEIERIAKIAFETAMLRKKKVCMVDKANVLETSQLWREVTSEVAKNYPEVELSFMYVDNAAMQLVRAPANFDVILTENLFGDILSDEASMVCGSIGLLPSASMGGKVGIYEPIHGSAPDIAGQCIANPIATILSAAMMLRYAFSENDAADAIENAVKEALAKGYRTKDIAAFNAVEICSTSEIGDVIAGFIKK
- a CDS encoding 3-isopropylmalate dehydratase small subunit, which codes for MNKVWKFGDNIDTDIIIAARYLNTSDENILAKHIMEDADPNFSVKIDKGDIIVAGENFGCGSSREHAPIALKAAGIGAVIAKSYARIFYRNSFNTGLLILEIKETDEINEGDELKIDVDNGAIVNLTSGKEYKFSPIPPFMQELLNAGGLIEYAKVKLD